A genomic window from Terrisporobacter glycolicus ATCC 14880 = DSM 1288 includes:
- a CDS encoding phage tail spike protein — protein MSNQICDTIFVMDPQFNVIGILSNNGAFPNAPFFDDIYIQELATGAETYEFSTHSNSITSEILQLGNYIVFKYGDKYKLFQIMDNDDEHKESQIITCYCEMAGLELLTDYCEPFSIEGNVELFFNTVLQDTNWSLGGYSSSLVTNIQQVKNEKYANVYKIIQDNIETYGNIEIEFRVDFNGNTVTGFYIDVYENGYRGSKTYKRFEYGENVEGIKRNRNMYDFASAMIGTGKDGLTFKDIEWKKADGKPADKPKGQDFIVDLGANERFNKRGKYIKSLYESDDNNPQDLLLHSWERLQEVKEPKFDYEVDLALTDTEFEEISIGDTNYVIDNDYNPPILLECRVGKLEISLTDNSKNKCTLSNYKEVTSKIREPKDGENGKTPEIGDNGNWWIGGFDTNKPSQGQQGLPGPAGEPAKYVRVNSEQVFKYANGFAGSPTPSVITINSSVIGVTNPSRVWSYKTPSMSNYVSMSSTDANIVIMHNDVIWGGSKSITIRCSVGDKYDEITLVKVADGSQGIQGNGVKSTQEEFYLSSDKVNQPSETDSNWTTTCPQWKPGKYIWTRIKMTYTNNNVEYVGYSVDTSWEAVNELQISDRNFILKSDMYIENGRDITTCSISDDFIARYNESKGKKIITSLEITADNAISTNTSGSKRVGVETNVEFTDGTYGYIGCWQQLSDVPFSCDKKRISYEQIVSSKDIKRIVGIGLYIQGLTSGTVKIGKPKTQISDKVTDWNLAPEDNVTGVDVMFYLSTSNTELIGGTWQTTAPEWTEGKYMWQKTVTTLGNGHTKETNPTCIAGAKGDSGYTIVLSNENHAFPCQWNGNIPSAITTTTKVVALKGTKEITPTIGTLPTIPGLTLNKSGATITIVANVGTNLSDYGMFDIPITVDGIGFTKTFTWTKSKAGTNGSNGSNGISPLNATLSGQSLMKYLDKTTAPTPATISIKCKAMKGATEVTGTCTYQWQAYYNDAWNNIGTGSSISIAYNSSYFLNLDILQIRVSITYSNETITLEHTISKVYDNKYISQQEIFDKLTENGNDFIYTDPDTGKIYIDVTYARTGQLVADLIKGGVLTLGGMGDNSISDYGVFRILDYDGLNELARFDGGDAWFQSLSASEINTDKLIVNDIEASGITKQLTSNVSVSVNSSTGNDDSIFEDGAIFASMQGALDACPKNLGGKMVSITLETNTTEDVYFDFFYGGRMRIFFNGKKLYGFLRGNRCTHHFQFFGGTADDYYASTGKVMPNKGYAHASISTSVSLTACSDCAMYNMNIYAATNLADDCTESVGLCCGDGGYVYLNGVTPINCMHGFRANANGVLYSTGTGGKGSKYGFTAVSGGQVRLSNGKHTGGVTANTYESSGATVKYHSATFEGTATGGNNDSKPTPTTYKVSYTSNYGDTYRSSVYNSWKKDNTVRQGDYGYGDCNGAWFFSSNFAELKGKTVTKVTIKVSRTSGGTSSSVTHTLKAHKNSSRPGGMPDYIDGFSQSFGLSVGASTTVTITNSTVLKAISDGVCKGFGLRSAYDKSHYSVCKGSATVTIWYQ, from the coding sequence ATGAGTAATCAAATATGCGATACTATATTTGTCATGGATCCACAATTCAATGTAATAGGTATATTAAGTAATAACGGAGCGTTTCCTAATGCTCCGTTTTTTGATGATATATATATACAAGAATTAGCCACTGGAGCTGAAACTTATGAATTTTCCACACATTCAAATTCTATTACAAGTGAAATTCTTCAACTAGGCAACTATATAGTATTTAAATATGGTGACAAATACAAGTTATTTCAAATCATGGATAATGACGATGAACACAAGGAAAGTCAAATTATAACTTGTTATTGTGAAATGGCTGGATTGGAGTTGCTTACTGATTATTGTGAACCTTTTTCAATTGAAGGTAATGTTGAATTATTTTTCAATACAGTGCTGCAAGATACTAATTGGTCATTAGGTGGGTATAGTTCATCGCTAGTCACAAATATTCAGCAAGTTAAAAATGAAAAATATGCTAACGTATATAAGATAATACAAGATAATATCGAAACATATGGAAATATAGAAATTGAATTTAGAGTAGATTTCAATGGTAATACTGTAACTGGGTTTTATATAGATGTTTACGAGAATGGTTATCGTGGAAGTAAAACATACAAGCGTTTTGAATATGGTGAAAATGTAGAAGGAATAAAAAGGAATAGAAATATGTATGACTTTGCAAGTGCCATGATAGGTACTGGTAAAGATGGTTTAACATTCAAGGATATAGAATGGAAAAAAGCTGATGGAAAGCCTGCGGATAAACCAAAAGGACAAGACTTTATTGTAGATTTAGGCGCTAATGAAAGATTTAATAAGCGTGGTAAGTATATTAAATCATTATATGAAAGTGACGACAATAATCCTCAAGATTTATTATTACACTCTTGGGAAAGGCTACAGGAAGTAAAAGAACCTAAATTTGATTATGAAGTTGACTTGGCTCTTACTGATACAGAATTTGAAGAAATATCAATCGGAGATACTAACTATGTTATAGATAATGACTATAATCCTCCTATACTTTTGGAATGTAGAGTTGGTAAACTTGAAATTTCATTAACTGATAATAGTAAGAATAAATGTACTTTAAGTAACTACAAAGAGGTTACTAGTAAAATTAGAGAACCTAAAGATGGAGAAAACGGCAAAACTCCAGAGATAGGTGATAATGGTAACTGGTGGATAGGTGGATTCGATACGAATAAGCCGTCTCAAGGACAACAAGGGTTACCTGGTCCCGCTGGTGAACCCGCTAAATATGTAAGAGTTAATAGTGAGCAAGTTTTTAAATATGCTAATGGATTTGCAGGAAGTCCAACTCCTTCTGTAATAACTATTAATTCTTCTGTTATTGGTGTAACTAACCCAAGCAGAGTTTGGTCATATAAAACTCCTTCTATGAGTAATTACGTTAGTATGTCTTCTACAGATGCAAATATAGTTATAATGCATAATGACGTGATTTGGGGAGGAAGTAAAAGCATTACAATTAGATGTAGCGTTGGTGATAAATACGATGAAATAACTTTAGTAAAAGTAGCAGATGGAAGTCAAGGAATACAAGGTAATGGAGTTAAAAGTACTCAAGAAGAATTTTATTTATCTTCTGATAAAGTAAATCAACCAAGTGAGACTGATTCTAATTGGACAACTACATGTCCTCAATGGAAACCTGGTAAATATATATGGACAAGAATAAAAATGACATATACCAATAATAACGTAGAATATGTTGGTTACTCCGTTGATACGTCTTGGGAAGCGGTTAATGAACTACAAATTAGTGACAGAAACTTCATTTTAAAATCAGATATGTATATAGAAAATGGAAGGGATATAACTACTTGTTCTATATCGGACGATTTTATTGCTAGATATAATGAAAGTAAAGGTAAAAAAATAATAACATCTTTGGAAATTACTGCTGACAATGCAATATCTACCAACACTTCTGGAAGTAAAAGAGTTGGTGTTGAGACAAATGTTGAGTTCACCGATGGTACTTATGGTTACATAGGTTGTTGGCAACAGCTAAGTGATGTGCCATTTAGTTGCGATAAAAAAAGAATATCGTATGAGCAAATTGTATCTAGTAAAGATATAAAACGTATCGTTGGTATAGGATTATATATACAAGGGCTTACTAGTGGAACAGTAAAAATAGGTAAGCCGAAGACACAAATATCTGATAAGGTTACAGACTGGAATTTAGCTCCCGAAGATAATGTGACTGGCGTAGATGTTATGTTTTATTTATCTACATCAAATACAGAATTAATAGGCGGAACATGGCAAACTACTGCTCCAGAATGGACAGAAGGTAAGTATATGTGGCAGAAAACTGTTACTACTTTAGGTAATGGCCATACAAAAGAAACTAATCCAACTTGTATAGCTGGTGCTAAGGGTGATTCGGGATATACAATAGTATTATCTAACGAAAATCACGCGTTCCCTTGTCAATGGAATGGTAATATACCAAGTGCGATAACTACTACAACAAAAGTTGTAGCTCTCAAAGGAACAAAGGAGATAACTCCAACTATAGGAACTTTACCTACTATTCCAGGGCTTACATTAAATAAAAGCGGAGCGACCATAACTATTGTGGCTAATGTGGGGACTAATTTATCAGATTATGGCATGTTTGATATACCTATAACTGTAGATGGAATAGGATTTACTAAGACTTTTACTTGGACAAAATCTAAAGCTGGTACAAATGGTTCTAACGGAAGCAATGGTATAAGTCCTTTAAATGCGACATTGTCGGGGCAAAGTCTTATGAAATATTTAGACAAAACAACTGCCCCTACTCCTGCGACTATCTCTATAAAATGCAAGGCTATGAAGGGCGCTACAGAAGTGACAGGGACATGCACTTATCAATGGCAGGCTTATTATAATGACGCATGGAATAACATAGGCACAGGCTCTAGTATAAGCATAGCTTACAACTCTAGTTATTTCTTGAATTTAGACATATTGCAAATAAGAGTAAGCATCACTTACAGTAACGAAACCATAACGCTTGAGCATACGATAAGTAAAGTATATGACAATAAATATATATCTCAACAAGAAATATTTGATAAATTAACAGAAAACGGAAATGATTTCATATATACTGATCCCGATACTGGAAAAATATATATCGACGTTACTTATGCAAGAACAGGGCAATTAGTAGCTGACCTAATAAAAGGTGGAGTACTAACGCTCGGAGGAATGGGGGATAATAGTATCTCCGACTATGGAGTATTTAGAATTTTGGATTACGATGGCTTAAATGAACTTGCTAGATTTGATGGTGGTGATGCATGGTTTCAGAGTTTATCTGCAAGTGAAATTAATACTGATAAATTAATAGTTAATGATATAGAAGCAAGCGGAATAACAAAGCAGCTCACAAGTAACGTAAGTGTTTCTGTAAATAGTAGTACTGGAAATGATGATAGTATATTTGAAGATGGCGCTATATTTGCAAGTATGCAAGGAGCTTTGGACGCTTGCCCTAAAAATTTAGGCGGTAAAATGGTGAGTATAACCCTTGAAACAAATACTACGGAAGATGTATACTTTGATTTTTTTTACGGTGGAAGAATGAGAATATTTTTTAATGGTAAAAAATTGTATGGATTCTTGAGAGGAAATAGATGTACTCATCATTTCCAATTTTTTGGAGGAACAGCAGATGATTATTACGCATCTACTGGAAAGGTAATGCCAAATAAAGGGTATGCTCATGCTTCAATATCTACGAGTGTGTCATTGACAGCGTGTAGCGATTGTGCCATGTATAATATGAATATATATGCAGCTACTAACTTAGCAGACGACTGCACAGAATCAGTTGGATTATGTTGTGGTGATGGAGGGTATGTTTATCTAAATGGTGTTACGCCTATAAATTGTATGCATGGATTTAGGGCAAATGCTAATGGCGTTTTATACTCTACTGGAACTGGTGGCAAGGGTAGCAAATATGGATTTACTGCCGTGTCTGGCGGACAAGTTAGATTATCAAATGGTAAGCATACTGGTGGGGTTACTGCAAATACATACGAATCTAGTGGTGCTACAGTTAAATATCACAGCGCAACCTTTGAAGGTACTGCAACTGGTGGGAATAATGACAGTAAACCTACGCCAACAACGTATAAGGTATCTTATACTAGCAACTATGGAGATACTTACAGAAGTTCAGTATACAACTCTTGGAAAAAAGATAATACTGTAAGACAGGGAGATTACGGTTATGGAGACTGTAATGGAGCATGGTTCTTTAGTTCCAATTTTGCAGAATTAAAAGGCAAAACTGTAACAAAAGTAACTATAAAAGTATCGAGGACTTCTGGAGGGACTTCTTCAAGCGTAACTCATACATTAAAAGCTCATAAGAACAGTTCCCGACCAGGTGGTATGCCAGATTATATAGATGGTTTTTCTCAATCATTTGGGTTGTCCGTAGGTGCTTCAACAACTGTAACAATAACTAATTCAACTGTATTAAAAGCTATAAGCGATGGCGTTTGTAAAGGATTTGGTTTACGTTCTGCATACGACAAATCTCACTATAGCGTATGTAAAGGTAGCGCTACTGTAACAATTTGGTATCAATAA
- a CDS encoding distal tail protein Dit: MLNFNDIDLEQILNVISIEKPLISSRTNYSKDISSRHGEKYNGFKYGPKPIKVKADIKRASEEEYLEALDELSSALDVQSECPLYIDDSGRFFFAVPDGDYEEDKICDGFGTITIEFICYVPFAYSEEAKQYDGSYLVECVNEGNTICHPVIGIGLSQDCHFVQVENMTNHKKILVGTYPDLAYTTIKEKSTVLSDNCEQTTDWIVGSSSVDSDRATNGTLSVTESGAGITAGDFGSKSSGANWYGTSARKNLNAQVKDFYVECVMRHNSPGKNGDPNTGDNETETVVSGSKKTYYKVKCTSLNVRSGPGTRYRRVGALKKNTKVYPSSVSKHWAKIEYKGKTAYVSTDYLRKCVSSNTVTATRKNFVTHKSTAIRSTYKKTSKDKCTIKTGQVIRCITSKKYLDPTDKKKERYYYKLAQKYKGHSGYVAVANLTAASNTFYDYEIEPDTADDKVGMVELYGYTANNEKLFRIGLYDDNEWYEFTYPLIQVGSQDFLKDKTVAPAPKTITRYEGGGDKLTVTKDALLSGKYGPWEKFYGKLGIQRKNGKWKAWVYKIKDGKTVKQLLSKKEVKISGSNTGNLAYIVAYFGTFAETSEKACDMAINHVTVKNLNPKTSTYQNVKKFEEGDVISIDCYNNSVYLNDKPYPDAVDIGSQFFGLDVGENTIKVSSDDIDLSTSVTFNERWL; this comes from the coding sequence ATGCTAAATTTTAATGATATTGATTTAGAACAAATTTTAAATGTAATTAGTATAGAAAAACCGTTAATATCTTCAAGGACTAACTACTCCAAAGATATATCTTCAAGACATGGAGAAAAGTATAACGGCTTCAAATATGGCCCTAAGCCAATAAAGGTTAAGGCAGATATTAAGAGAGCCAGTGAGGAAGAATATTTAGAAGCATTGGACGAATTATCAAGTGCTTTAGATGTTCAATCAGAATGCCCGCTATATATAGACGATAGCGGGCGTTTTTTCTTTGCTGTGCCAGACGGTGACTATGAAGAAGATAAGATTTGTGACGGCTTTGGAACAATAACAATTGAGTTTATATGTTATGTGCCCTTTGCGTACAGTGAGGAAGCCAAGCAATATGACGGAAGTTATCTTGTAGAATGTGTTAATGAGGGAAATACAATTTGTCACCCTGTAATTGGTATTGGGCTAAGTCAAGATTGTCATTTTGTTCAAGTTGAAAACATGACAAATCATAAGAAAATATTAGTAGGTACTTATCCCGATCTAGCTTACACAACTATAAAAGAAAAATCAACTGTGTTAAGTGATAACTGCGAACAAACTACAGACTGGATTGTTGGAAGTTCAAGTGTTGATAGCGATAGGGCTACAAATGGAACTCTATCGGTTACTGAAAGTGGAGCAGGTATAACGGCTGGTGACTTTGGAAGTAAATCTTCTGGTGCTAACTGGTATGGGACAAGTGCTAGAAAAAACTTAAATGCTCAAGTTAAGGATTTTTATGTTGAGTGTGTTATGAGACATAATTCACCAGGTAAAAATGGAGACCCAAATACGGGAGATAATGAAACTGAAACAGTTGTAAGTGGCTCTAAGAAAACTTATTACAAGGTTAAATGTACCTCATTAAACGTTAGAAGTGGTCCAGGAACTAGATATAGAAGAGTAGGAGCATTAAAGAAAAACACAAAGGTATATCCTTCTTCTGTCTCTAAGCACTGGGCTAAGATAGAGTATAAAGGCAAGACTGCATATGTATCTACGGATTATCTTAGAAAATGTGTGAGTAGCAACACTGTAACTGCTACTAGAAAGAACTTTGTAACTCATAAAAGCACTGCTATTAGAAGTACCTACAAGAAAACTTCTAAAGACAAATGCACTATAAAAACAGGGCAAGTAATTAGATGCATTACTAGTAAGAAGTATCTTGACCCTACAGACAAGAAGAAAGAACGCTATTATTATAAGCTAGCTCAAAAGTATAAGGGACATTCGGGATATGTAGCTGTAGCTAATTTAACTGCGGCATCAAATACATTTTATGACTATGAAATTGAGCCAGATACAGCCGATGACAAAGTGGGAATGGTTGAGCTATACGGATATACTGCTAATAATGAAAAGTTATTTAGAATAGGGCTTTATGATGATAACGAATGGTATGAGTTTACTTATCCACTGATACAAGTTGGATCTCAAGACTTCTTGAAGGATAAAACTGTAGCTCCTGCGCCTAAGACAATTACACGATACGAAGGTGGAGGAGATAAGCTAACTGTAACTAAAGATGCATTATTGAGTGGTAAGTATGGTCCGTGGGAAAAGTTCTACGGAAAGTTAGGTATACAAAGAAAAAACGGCAAATGGAAAGCATGGGTTTACAAAATCAAAGATGGTAAAACAGTAAAACAATTACTTAGCAAAAAAGAAGTTAAAATAAGTGGCAGTAATACGGGTAATCTTGCTTACATTGTTGCGTATTTTGGAACTTTTGCCGAAACGTCAGAAAAAGCATGTGATATGGCTATCAATCATGTTACTGTTAAAAACCTTAATCCTAAAACGTCAACATATCAGAATGTTAAAAAATTTGAAGAAGGAGACGTTATAAGTATTGATTGTTATAACAACAGTGTTTATTTAAATGATAAGCCTTACCCTGATGCGGTAGATATTGGCTCACAGTTCTTTGGATTAGACGTAGGAGAAAATACGATAAAAGTTAGTAGCGATGATATTGACTTGTCAACATCGGTAACATTTAATGAAAGGTGGCTATAA
- a CDS encoding phage tail tape measure protein, whose protein sequence is MSDGQIIIDTALDSKGIEQGIKELSGIANKGLKGLLDQFSKISPTAKTATLGVSALVAGFKAFHQLGTTALKEVGGALSSIGSIALDVGKQIWDSLAQIGQFPTSINDVISEYTSYNSTMKEVEAISGATKEEFKQLLDVTAKLGRETQFTATNAAEGLKYMAMAGWSAKESMDGLPSVLRLAQIGSADLGTTSDIVTDTITAMGMSATDCGDMVDMFAATITKSNTTVEMMGETMTYVAPIAGSLGVQFEDLALATGLLANVGIKASISGTSLRTMLTNLASPTDKAATTMKKYGISMKETNDGSVDLDATMQNLRKSLSSLPLKKQAEAAKNLFGKTGMAGGLAIINASESDYKNLKTAIEGSTESMTYWKKECEKAGMTEEQTAKRLDELHNVFTESKDMADALNISSTDLTKSISLLGKDGKVTSGNIENLFTVFNKLNNATEEQKVLMKKYGIELVKNDDNSLNYDKSLKNIVTSLRDKTDAEREAILTGLDLAGSIEEINELCALTPNEFNKTIKAIEETQSAAEKAQKIIDESLKGSIMRLGSALSGLGLSIMSECAPALGKFCDLMAESATLLLNGDVDGAVTKFTKGLKSEFKNIPKIMSNAFKGIESFVVKQGPKLFDAGSSLLKNICKGITGNKKSISGALDSAVKQGAEFISKNAPDLGDAAISIIDSLSKSFDKNKGDIGDALYKATNEAVKVYLETKKLEWKVKINLIPQIVLGAMETGNATTKAEDSGNSPLGFSGAKEDYAGTKSLKDWFEDLLSAITPKADAAEIENEGKKVGEKVVNGAKDGAITSIQDATKEIQQSATNMYNGAKTSFSKLAEVGTQSASQMYNGMRTSFTSLASVGKQSMTDMYNGCKTSLSGLRNIGTTQMISLKNVTRTQSTEARNAFTTQFISLRKVASTQSKEARDAVTTQMISMKKVVSTQSREARNAFTTQMISIKNVARVQSQEAGRYIATGLASGIRSGTSSAVSAARSMVAQVNAIVKSVAKINSPSKVTTEYGEFYAEGLGVGIKNKTPELYKTAMNQIQGLNNRMKSAVNAEMSRIYVSANANSTSNIKSYNTTEARLNNEDIERLGEALSSRPNIMKTIIGEKEIIEVVAEPVRKHIAKSDERNKRKKGDS, encoded by the coding sequence ATGAGTGATGGTCAAATTATTATAGATACCGCCTTGGATAGTAAAGGAATAGAACAAGGAATTAAAGAGCTTAGTGGCATTGCAAATAAAGGATTAAAAGGTTTACTAGATCAATTTTCTAAAATATCCCCAACAGCAAAAACAGCGACTTTAGGAGTAAGTGCTTTAGTTGCTGGATTTAAAGCTTTTCATCAATTAGGAACTACTGCACTTAAAGAAGTAGGAGGCGCTTTATCTAGTATAGGTTCAATAGCACTTGATGTAGGAAAGCAGATATGGGATTCTCTCGCACAGATAGGACAGTTTCCGACATCGATTAATGATGTTATTTCTGAATATACTTCTTATAATTCAACAATGAAAGAGGTAGAAGCTATATCTGGAGCTACAAAAGAAGAATTTAAGCAACTATTAGATGTTACAGCTAAGCTAGGTAGAGAAACTCAGTTTACAGCAACTAATGCAGCAGAAGGTCTTAAATACATGGCTATGGCTGGATGGAGTGCAAAAGAGTCTATGGATGGATTACCTTCTGTACTTAGACTAGCTCAGATAGGTTCAGCGGATTTAGGTACTACATCAGACATAGTAACAGATACAATTACAGCAATGGGAATGAGTGCGACAGACTGTGGAGATATGGTAGATATGTTTGCTGCTACTATTACAAAAAGTAACACTACTGTTGAAATGATGGGAGAAACAATGACATATGTCGCTCCCATAGCTGGAAGTTTAGGTGTACAATTTGAAGATTTAGCTTTAGCAACTGGATTACTTGCAAATGTGGGTATTAAAGCTAGTATAAGTGGTACTTCTCTTAGAACTATGCTTACAAATTTAGCATCTCCAACAGATAAAGCAGCTACAACCATGAAAAAATATGGAATTTCAATGAAGGAAACAAATGACGGCTCTGTTGACTTAGATGCCACTATGCAGAATTTAAGAAAAAGCCTAAGTAGTTTGCCTCTTAAAAAACAAGCAGAAGCTGCTAAAAATCTTTTTGGTAAAACTGGCATGGCTGGTGGACTTGCGATTATAAATGCTAGTGAAAGCGATTATAAAAATTTAAAAACTGCCATTGAAGGTTCTACCGAGTCTATGACTTATTGGAAGAAAGAATGTGAAAAGGCAGGAATGACAGAAGAACAAACTGCTAAGAGGTTGGACGAATTACATAATGTATTTACTGAATCGAAGGATATGGCAGATGCTCTTAATATAAGTTCTACAGATTTAACTAAGTCAATTTCTCTATTAGGCAAAGATGGTAAAGTAACAAGTGGAAATATTGAAAATTTATTTACTGTATTTAATAAGTTGAACAATGCTACTGAGGAACAAAAAGTATTGATGAAAAAATACGGTATAGAATTAGTAAAAAATGATGATAACTCATTAAATTACGACAAGTCACTTAAAAATATAGTTACTTCATTGAGAGATAAAACAGATGCAGAAAGAGAAGCTATATTAACAGGATTAGATCTAGCAGGTTCAATTGAAGAAATTAATGAGCTATGTGCTCTTACTCCAAATGAGTTCAATAAAACAATTAAAGCAATAGAAGAAACTCAAAGTGCAGCAGAAAAAGCACAGAAGATAATAGATGAGTCATTAAAAGGTTCTATTATGAGATTAGGTTCCGCTCTTAGTGGTTTAGGCCTATCTATAATGAGTGAATGTGCTCCTGCTTTAGGTAAATTTTGCGACTTAATGGCTGAAAGTGCAACTTTACTTCTTAATGGAGATGTAGATGGAGCTGTTACAAAATTTACTAAGGGATTAAAAAGTGAATTTAAAAATATACCTAAGATAATGTCAAATGCTTTTAAAGGTATTGAGAGTTTTGTGGTTAAACAAGGACCTAAACTTTTTGATGCTGGTAGTTCATTGCTTAAAAATATATGTAAAGGTATAACTGGTAATAAAAAAAGTATTAGTGGTGCACTAGATAGTGCTGTAAAACAAGGTGCTGAGTTTATAAGTAAAAATGCTCCTGATTTAGGTGATGCAGCTATAAGTATAATAGATAGCTTATCGAAGTCATTTGACAAGAATAAAGGTGATATAGGTGATGCTTTATACAAAGCAACAAATGAAGCAGTAAAGGTGTATCTTGAAACTAAAAAGTTAGAGTGGAAAGTTAAAATTAATCTAATACCGCAAATAGTATTAGGTGCTATGGAAACTGGAAACGCTACAACTAAAGCTGAGGATTCTGGGAATTCACCTCTTGGTTTTTCTGGGGCAAAAGAAGATTATGCAGGTACAAAATCTTTAAAAGACTGGTTTGAAGATTTATTATCTGCTATAACTCCAAAAGCAGATGCAGCAGAAATAGAAAATGAAGGGAAAAAAGTAGGAGAAAAGGTAGTTAATGGAGCAAAAGACGGAGCTATAACATCTATACAAGATGCAACTAAAGAAATACAGCAATCAGCAACGAATATGTATAATGGCGCTAAAACATCATTTTCAAAATTAGCAGAAGTAGGAACTCAATCAGCTTCTCAAATGTATAACGGTATGAGAACTTCGTTTACAAGTCTTGCTAGTGTAGGTAAACAATCTATGACAGATATGTATAATGGATGTAAAACAAGCTTATCTGGACTTAGAAATATTGGGACTACACAGATGATAAGTCTTAAAAACGTTACAAGAACACAGTCAACAGAAGCTAGAAATGCGTTTACAACTCAATTCATAAGCCTTAGAAAAGTTGCTAGTACTCAAAGTAAAGAGGCTAGAGATGCTGTAACAACTCAAATGATAAGCATGAAGAAAGTAGTAAGTACTCAATCAAGAGAAGCAAGAAATGCATTTACGACTCAAATGATAAGTATAAAAAATGTAGCTAGAGTTCAATCTCAAGAGGCAGGAAGATATATAGCTACTGGGTTGGCTAGTGGTATTAGGAGTGGGACATCAAGCGCTGTCAGCGCAGCAAGAAGTATGGTTGCTCAAGTCAATGCAATAGTAAAAAGTGTAGCTAAAATAAATTCTCCTTCAAAGGTAACTACTGAATATGGTGAGTTCTATGCAGAGGGACTTGGTGTTGGTATTAAAAATAAAACTCCTGAACTATACAAAACTGCTATGAATCAGATTCAAGGGCTTAATAATAGAATGAAATCTGCTGTAAATGCAGAGATGTCTAGAATATATGTAAGCGCTAATGCTAATTCAACGAGCAATATTAAAAGTTACAATACAACCGAAGCTAGATTAAATAATGAGGATATAGAAAGACTAGGGGAAGCTTTAAGCTCAAGACCTAATATAATGAAAACTATTATAGGCGAGAAAGAAATAATTGAAGTTGTTGCAGAGCCAGTACGAAAACACATTGCTAAAAGCGATGAAAGAAACAAAAGAAAAAAAGGAGATAGTTAG